From Pyrenophora tritici-repentis strain M4 chromosome 1, whole genome shotgun sequence, the proteins below share one genomic window:
- a CDS encoding SNF5 multi-domain protein — protein MFTTTGKTAPPQAFMSSYAPRLRSHGNSLISPIVPPSNTLPAPRVTKRGTAVLSYAEDAYDDDDFEDSDRPRRATGLRSVQKADPSSVDQQAQIAALGEELTAPIDTQGIWRDWMGRPKRNLTEKQVQTQSVLPVTLIPIRIDMDIQSFRPEAPLPTPSNARDFGINENLPAYKQPDVTPAYRLKDSFLWNLHEALTTPDQFAKQFVDELDLPTERKPMIISQIANQIRQQLEEYAGVALHPLFHSTASPAVQGVQSIQATGAKVTLPERSRDGTSTPVVPATNGVSTPVTNGASHTEGAQTPVGIPNGISAAATALPSEELHNPDDTYRCIVTLNINLMNRLYTDKFEWSLLHPPGFAEMFAKTTCADLGLSGEWVNAMTHSIYEAVLRLKKEACENGGLVGDGEIDNDAVEPTIGAGWRYDQEHLCDEWEPKVEILSPEEIEKREGDRERQIRRLRRETARFSSTTNMTGAPANEFFNNIEGQENMGRGERSKKKRRFRSLSPVGRGTPGAGGGSGYGGQDGGLQEGERQTWRCAHCWVWGTAVWAVRDGPKGPRTLCNNCGYLYERDKKLPPWSENLFYSERPLHEVQQPYRSQR, from the exons ATGTTTACGACCACGGGAAAGACGGCGCCGCCGCAGGCATTCATGTCTAGTTATGCGCCGCGCCTACGTAGCCACGGGAATTCACTCATATCGCCCATCGTCCCGCCCTCGAATACGCTCCCTGCGCCGCGCGTGACGAAGCGAGGCACTGCTGTCCTCAGTTATGCAGAAGATGCctacgatgacgatgatTTCGAAGATAGTGACCGTCCACGGCGAGCAACGGGCCTGCGCAGTGTACAAAAGGCCGACCCGTCAAGCGTGGACCAACAAGCGCAAATAGCAGCTCTAGGCGAAGAGCTCACTGCGCCTATCGACACGCAGGGGATATGGCGGGACTGGATGGGCAGACCGAAGCGTAACCT TACGGAAAAACAAGTCCAGACGCAGTCGGTTCTGCCAGTCACATTGATTCCGATTCGAATAGACATGGACATACAGTCTTTCCGTCCAGAAGCCCCGCTACCAACGCCCTCCAATGCTCGGGATTTTGGCATCAACGAGAACTTGCCCGCATACAAGCAGCCGGATGTCACGCCAGCTTACAGATTGAAGGATTCTTTCCTCTGGAACCTCCACGAGGCCTTGACCACGCCTGATCAATTTGCGAAACAATTCGTCGACGAGCTGGATCTTCCGACTGAACGCAAACCAATGATCATTTCACAGATTGCAAACCAAATCCGGCAGCAGCTAGAGGAGTATGCTGGAGTTGCGCTGCACCCCCTCTTCCATTCTACAGCATCGCCTGCTGTACAAGGTGTCCAGAGTATCCAAGCAACAGGTGCCAAAGTCACACTACCCGAAAGAAGTCGAGACGGCACTTCTACACCCGTCGTTCCCGCCACTAATGGAGTTTCCACCCCTGTGACAAACGGCGCATCGCACACAGAGGGTGCGCAAACACCTGTAGGCATACCGAATGGCATCAGCGCGGCTGCCACCGCACTGCCATCCGAGGAGCTCCACAATCCAGATGACACCTACCGGTGTATTGTCACTCTCAACATCAACCTTATGAACCGGTTATACACGGACAAGTTCGAATGGTCACTCCTGCATCCACCGGGTTTTGCGGAAATGTTTGCCAAAACTACCTGCGCAGATCTCGGACTTTCAGGGGAATGGGTTAACGCCATGACACATAGCATTTACGAAGCAGTATTGCGACTCAAGAAGGAGGCTTGTGAAAATGGCGGGTTAGTGGGTGATGGGGAGATTGACAACGACGCTGTTGAGCCCACAATCGGCGCGGGCTGGAGATACGACCAAGAGCACTTGTGCGATGAATGGGAACCGAAAGTTGAGATCTTATCACCCGAGGAGATTGAGAAGCGCGAAGGTGACCGCGAGAGGCAAATCCGCAGATTACGGAGAGAAACAGCGCGCTTCTCCTCGACCACAAATATGACGGGCGCCCCAGCCAACGAATTCTTCAACAACATTGAGGGACAAGAAAACATGGGACGCGGCGAGCGcagcaagaagaagaggaggtttAGGAGTTTGAGCCCTGTCGGACGGGGCACGCCTGGAGCTGGAGGGGGCTCAGGCTATGGTGGACAGGATGGTGGTCTACAAGAAGG AGAACGGCAAACGTGGAGATGCGCACACTGTTGGGTGTGGGGAACTGCCGTGTGGGCTGTCCGCGATGGACCAAAGGGACCGCGTACCCTATGCAACAACTGTGGATACCTCTATGAACGCGACAAGAAACTCCCGCCTTGGTCTGAAAACTTGTTTTACAGCGAACGACCGCTTCATGAAGTTCAGCAGCCATATCGGTCACAGCGGTAA
- a CDS encoding FAP multi-domain protein: MFNKSTLFAAMLAMAPFSANAHMIMASPVPYGHPNNSPLDASGSDYPCKAGPYTIVTMNDWKVGSTQKLFFTGTAVHGGGSCQVSVTKDKEPTKDSKFKVIYSIEGGCPANFPANYPEGGPNYDGYFPFTVPPELPNGQMTMAWTWMNKVGNREFYMNCAPITVSGGATDTKAFDALPDMVVANINVPAAGTCKTKETFDYTFANPGKYKTSTGFGPWMDPCSTGDKSTAPTPSGGGGAVNAGNPVPDAAPAAGSGSGAEPPVSGAPVAGVPAAPASSAVPVSSAAPVASAPAPNTTLRTIATVPKPPYPANNTSAPAPTGQLPTASAPAPVPTGAAPGGNGTPCPTNGAIICSLDGTQFGICNFGKALMMSVATGTKCVNGAIARRDALYSHRNMRTAI; encoded by the coding sequence ATGTTCAACAAGTCCACTCTTTTCGCCGCCATGCTGGCCATGGCACCTTTTTCCGCCAACGCTCACATGATTATGGCGAGCCCCGTTCCTTACGGCCATCCCAACAACTCTCCTCTCGATGCATCGGGCTCCGACTATCCTTGCAAAGCAGGGCCTTACACCATTGTCACTATGAACGACTGGAAAGTAGGATCGACACAGAAGCTGTTCTTTACAGGCACTGCTGTCCATGGCGGCGGTAGCTGCCAAGTCAGCGTCACGAAAGACAAGGAACCCACCAAGGACTCCAAGTTCAAGGTCATCTACTCCATCGAAGGTGGCTGCCCTGCCAATTTCCCTGCTAATTATCCTGAGGGCGGCCCTAACTACGACGGCTATTTCCCTTTTACTGTGCCACCTGAGCTCCCCAACGGACAAATGACGATGGCTTGGACGTGGATGAACAAGGTTGGTAATCGGGAATTCTACATGAACTGCGCGCCCATCACCGTTTCAGGAGGAGCTACCGACACGAAGGCCTTCGATGCACTCCCCGATATGGTTGTCGCCAACATCAACGTGCCAGCTGCCGGTACTTGCAAGACAAAGGAGACTTTCGACTACACATTTGCCAACCCGGGAAAGTACAAGACTTCGACCGGTTTTGGGCCTTGGATGGATCCTTGCAGCACTGGTGATAAGTCGACGGCTCCTACTCCCAGTGGTGGCGGTGGTGCAGTCAATGCAGGAAATCCTGTTCCCGATGCCGCGCCTGCTGCTGGATCTGGATCTGGAGCGGAACCTCCCGTATCTGGGGCTCCTGTTGCTGGTGTACCCGCGGCTCCAGCATCGTCCGCAGTTCCAGTATCTTCTGCAGCCCCAGTGGCTTCTGCGCCTGCACCCAACACCACACTCCGTACTATCGCAACCGTCCCTAAACCTCCTTACCCCGCAAACAACACCTCAGCACCTGCACCCACCGGCCAACTCCCCACTGCTTCTGCTCCTGCTCCAGTCCCCACTGGCGCAGCACCCGGCGGTAACGGTACCCCTTGTCCTACCAATGGCGCAATCATCTGCTCGCTCGATGGTACGCAATTCGGCATCTGCAATTTCGGCAAGGCTCTCATGATGTCTGTGGCTACTGGGACCAAGTGTGTGAATGGAGCCATTGCGCGCCGTGACGCTTTGTATAGCCATCGCAACATGCGAACTGCCATTTGA